The following DNA comes from Mycoplasma phocoenae.
ACCTATGACGCACATTAATAGTGAATTAATTTCTTTCGATTTACTTCGTGATGATATTGTTGGTACAACTATTGAAAAAGAAAATATATTAAACAACGCAAAAAAACATGACAATGATTTTGTAACAATGAAAAGAGTAGTCAATGAATAATTTAGGTAATTTAGAAAAAGCTATTGAACAAGCTAAAAATGACAAAAACAATGCTGTTGCGTTTGTTTACGAAAATCAAAAACTTAACAAAAATGGTTCATTAGCCAATGCAGTATATTCATTAAAAAATAATTATGCAACAGCTGATGCAGTTACCCACGGTTCAAGCAAAATATTAGAAAATTTTATACCTTATTACGATGCAACAGTAGTTAATTTATTGAATAACGCTGGAGCTGTTTGTGCTTTTAAAACAAACTTGGATGAGTTTGGACTAGGTGGCACAGGTGAATATTCAGCATACGGACTTGTAAAAAACCCATTAAACAAAGAATACCTAGTGGGTGGATCATCTTCAGGTTCTGCAGCAACCTTAACTGAAAATATTTCTTTTGCAATTGGTTCAGATACAGGGGACTCAGTTCGTGTACCTGCTTCTTTTGTTGGTAAGGTAGGATTTAAACCTTCATACGGAGCTGTTTCGCGTTTTGGGTTATTTGCTTTTGCTTCATCTTTAGATACTGTCGGGTGATTGACTCACGATGTATATGATTCATTTAAAATAGCAAACGTATTATTTCAACCAGATTTTAAAAACGATAACTCTTCTCAAGATTTAAGATTCGAGTCAAAAAACATTAAACCAGTCAAACCAAGAAAAGTTGCATATTTACAAGTCAGTGAGTATTTAGATAATGAAGTAAAAGAAGAGTATCAAAAAACTATCGCAAAATTAAAAGCCGAAAATATTGAAATGGTGGAAATCAAGATTGATGAAGACCTATTGAATTCTATTAATGTTGTTTACCAAATAATTGCATTTACTGAAGCTAGTTCTAATTTAGCTAATTTAACCGGAGTTCATTTTGGGGAACAAATTGAAGGAAAAGATTGAGAAGATACTTTTATTAAAACAAGACAACATGGTTTTGGTCCTATGGTTCAACGAAGATTAATTTTAGGTTCATATTATTTAGAAAAAGAAAACCAACAAAAGTATTTACTAAAAGCTCAAAAAATGCGTCATTACATTAGTGATTATTTTACTAGCATTCATAAAAATCATGACGTGTTTATTTACCCGGCAAGCAAATCTTCGGCACCTAAATTCAATACACAAAGTACTGAATGTTTTTTTGATTTCATATTAACGAATTCAAATTTAACGGGTAATCCATCAATGACTTTGCCAATGGGTATTTGTAATAATAATATGCCATTTTCTTTGGCTATTGATGCTGAAAAATTTAATGATGTTAAAATGCTTCAAAATGCTTTATATCTTGAACAAATATTGAAGGAGAAATAATGTTTAAAAAAGATTGAGAACCAGTTATAGGTATTGAAATTCACTTAGAATTAAACACAAAAACTAAAATGTTTTCTTCTGCACCGAATGTTTTTTCATTAGAACCAAATAAAGGTGTTAACGTAATAGATTTGGCATATCCAGGAACATTACCATTATTGAATAAACAAGCAGTTATATTCGGAATCAAATTGGCAAAAGCATTAAAAATGAAAGTTGATAACGAATTACATTTTGATAGAAAAAATTACTTTTATACAGATTTACCAAAAGGTTATCAAATAACTCAACAATTTAGACCAATAGGTTCAGATGGTGTTTTACCCATTGAAATTAATAATAAAATAAAAAATATTGATATCGAAAGAATACATTTAGAAGAGGATACAGCTAAACAAATACATGAAGGTGATACCACTTTCATTAATTACAACCGTGCCGGAGTACCATTGATTGAAATTGTTTCAAAACCAGTTATCAAAAGTGCTAAAGAAGCTGTAGAATACATCAATAATATAAGATTAATAGCGTTGTCGTTAGGGATATCGGATGCTAAAATGAGTGAAGGTTCTTTAAGAGCTGACGTTAATATATCAGTAAGAGAAAAAGGTACAGAACAATTCAATACTCGTGTTGAAATCAAAAACTTGAATTCATTATCAAATGTTGAAAAAGCTATTGAATACGAAATGCAATGACAAATTGAACAGCATGAAAAAGGTATTGAATTTGAACAACAAACAAAAAGATTTGACGAAGCATCACAAACAAATAAAATGATGCGTTCAAAATCTTCAGCAGTTGATTATAAATATTTTCCAGAACCAAACATTCCCATTATTCAATTAACTGATGAATTAATAAATTCAGTAAATGTTGATGAATTACCATGAGAAAGAAAACAAAGATATATTGAAAATAATTTAAACAATGTTCAGTATGAACAATTGATACAAAATATGGAGTATGCTAATTTCATTGATAGATTATGTAATATTTCAAACATAAGTTTAAAGAAAATAACCAATATATTTTTCAGTCAAATTGTTTCATTTTTGAATGAAAAATCAATTCAAATATCTGAATTACCTTTATCTTATGAAGAATTCGTTTTTATAATTGAACAAATGGAAGAAAACAAATTGCTAAAACATTCATTGAATGTAATTATGAATTCTAGAATGCTTGAAGAAAACATAAACATTGAAGAAATCATTAAATCTAATGATTTAAAAGCAAAGGATTTATCATTAGAAATAACAAGTATGATAAATGAAATTTTAAACTCGAATAAAGATTTAATGGAAGAATACACAACAAGACCAGACAGAGTAGTTAAATTTGTTGTTGGACAAGTTATGAAATTGTCAAAAGGTCAAGCAAACCCAGTACAAACAAAAGAAATTTTATTGAAAGCATTGGAAAAATAATGCAAAGAAAACCAAATTCAGGATGAGCTAAGAAGAGAAGACATAAAACACGAAGTCGTTATGGTAAATACGCTCACGGACATTCAATAAAATTTTCAGCGGGTACAGCCTTAATCGAAAGGATTATTAAATTATTTATTTATGGCATTTTAAGAATTGCGATTCCGAATTATATTAAATCATCAAAATTAAAATCAAAAAATATTGTTAATGATACTTATAAAAAATTAAATAGTCCCGAATTTGCATTTATTCCCTCAGGATTCGCGTTGTATTTATTTATGTCATTCATACCTGTATTGGCAATTGTTTCGTCGATTGGTAATATCAATGATGAATTCGGTGAAATATTGCGTTATGTTCAAAGTAGAATTATCCCGGGTATTGATAAGCTGATTCCTAATTTTTTAAATATTAGTAACGGTGTAAAAAGCGCTGAATTATATGTGGCTATATTATTTGTGATTTCAGCATTGTGAATATCAAGTAGTGGATATGCAAAATTTGTGCAATCAAATTCTATACTTTATGAGCATAATGATTTAGGAAATATTATTAAAAACAGAATAAAAGGTATTTGAATTGTTATTTGCTTAACCATTATTCTTACAATTGGATTTTTAATAATTACATCCTTTTTATATTTTTTAAAAACTAAAGCCGGATATCACATTGATTCTTGACAATTCAAAATGGTATTTTATGTAACTATACCGTTTTTGATCATGATGTTTTTAACGATGTCTTATATGTTGCTATATCATCATGCTCCTTTATTTAAGGTGAAATATTCACAAGTTATGCCTGGAGTGTTAATAAGTTCTATTCCGATAACAATATTTGTTGTTTCATTTGGTTTTTTAATTTCATTAATTAATTACGAAAAATTTGGTATCTTATCATCATTTATGTATATACAATTTTTCTTAATGAACATGTCTTACTTTACATACATGGGTGTATTAATTAATGCAAGTTTTTTTAAAACATTTGTTTCATCGCAAACAATTTCTAAAAAAACACGTCGTATTTAAAATATAAATATATTAATATAAGCATATAAATCTATCAATAAACTATAATTGTTATGAAAGGAAAAAATATGGAAAAAGTACCTGGAGGAATTAAACATTATTTAGATTGGTTGCGCAAACAAACTGATATAAACTTCACAAGATGAAGTGTTAAAAAAATAGCGTTTGTCGGCGTTTTAATTGCTATTAGTGTTGTATTCTTTATCATATCAGTGCGTATATTGCCAATTAATGCATTACCGAGTTTTAAATTTTCATTTATTGGTTTACCAGTTAAAATTACTGGGTTCATATTTGGTCCGTTCATCGGGGCTATTACCGGTATTTTAGCAGATTTAATTTCTTTTGCTTTAGTTCCTACTTATTATAATTTTCTTTATACATTAGCAGTAGCAACAGCCGGAATTATACCTGGGTTAATTGCTTGATATTTCTTTAATCTAGGTGGAATATTATTCTCGTATCGTTACAAAAAATATAAATTAAAAGCAATTATCGACTACTACAATAATTTGCAAAAAATAGCCATTAATGAAGCTGATTTTGATCAAGCCCAAATATTATCAGAAAAAATTGGTTATTATGAAGTTAAGTTAATTTTGATTGAATCAAAAGCTAAACCCACTGAGTTAATAAATTTTGCATTTATTTCTACGGTGACATTGTTGTTATTGCAAGTTTTAATTATAATTTCAATATTGAGTTTTATTCCCGAAACAGTATTTACAAACAATCGTTTTATTAAAAGTAAATGATTCTATATGGTTATTACAACGAGTGGTTTTGCTACAATGGCTTTAGGTGTAGTTATTTATAGAATCTTTTTAAGAAGAAAATATCAAAGATTCATCGAAATTATGGCGGCAATTTCATTTTGCGCCTTATTAGAGTTTATAAATGTCGTACTACTATCATTAGGAGATACACTATCATTAAAAACTGATTTTTGAGTAAATATCACGGGGCACACATTATTGAGCCCGGTAAAAATTTGATTCAACTT
Coding sequences within:
- a CDS encoding Asp-tRNA(Asn)/Glu-tRNA(Gln) amidotransferase subunit GatC, giving the protein MTKSKMTELAKLLLFEPKEEVFQMLEKEHENIKSHLELLSKFDLDNIEPMTHINSELISFDLLRDDIVGTTIEKENILNNAKKHDNDFVTMKRVVNE
- a CDS encoding amidase family protein, producing the protein MNNLGNLEKAIEQAKNDKNNAVAFVYENQKLNKNGSLANAVYSLKNNYATADAVTHGSSKILENFIPYYDATVVNLLNNAGAVCAFKTNLDEFGLGGTGEYSAYGLVKNPLNKEYLVGGSSSGSAATLTENISFAIGSDTGDSVRVPASFVGKVGFKPSYGAVSRFGLFAFASSLDTVGWLTHDVYDSFKIANVLFQPDFKNDNSSQDLRFESKNIKPVKPRKVAYLQVSEYLDNEVKEEYQKTIAKLKAENIEMVEIKIDEDLLNSINVVYQIIAFTEASSNLANLTGVHFGEQIEGKDWEDTFIKTRQHGFGPMVQRRLILGSYYLEKENQQKYLLKAQKMRHYISDYFTSIHKNHDVFIYPASKSSAPKFNTQSTECFFDFILTNSNLTGNPSMTLPMGICNNNMPFSLAIDAEKFNDVKMLQNALYLEQILKEK
- the gatB gene encoding Asp-tRNA(Asn)/Glu-tRNA(Gln) amidotransferase subunit GatB, producing the protein MFKKDWEPVIGIEIHLELNTKTKMFSSAPNVFSLEPNKGVNVIDLAYPGTLPLLNKQAVIFGIKLAKALKMKVDNELHFDRKNYFYTDLPKGYQITQQFRPIGSDGVLPIEINNKIKNIDIERIHLEEDTAKQIHEGDTTFINYNRAGVPLIEIVSKPVIKSAKEAVEYINNIRLIALSLGISDAKMSEGSLRADVNISVREKGTEQFNTRVEIKNLNSLSNVEKAIEYEMQWQIEQHEKGIEFEQQTKRFDEASQTNKMMRSKSSAVDYKYFPEPNIPIIQLTDELINSVNVDELPWERKQRYIENNLNNVQYEQLIQNMEYANFIDRLCNISNISLKKITNIFFSQIVSFLNEKSIQISELPLSYEEFVFIIEQMEENKLLKHSLNVIMNSRMLEENINIEEIIKSNDLKAKDLSLEITSMINEILNSNKDLMEEYTTRPDRVVKFVVGQVMKLSKGQANPVQTKEILLKALEK
- a CDS encoding YhjD/YihY/BrkB family envelope integrity protein, coding for MQRKPNSGWAKKRRHKTRSRYGKYAHGHSIKFSAGTALIERIIKLFIYGILRIAIPNYIKSSKLKSKNIVNDTYKKLNSPEFAFIPSGFALYLFMSFIPVLAIVSSIGNINDEFGEILRYVQSRIIPGIDKLIPNFLNISNGVKSAELYVAILFVISALWISSSGYAKFVQSNSILYEHNDLGNIIKNRIKGIWIVICLTIILTIGFLIITSFLYFLKTKAGYHIDSWQFKMVFYVTIPFLIMMFLTMSYMLLYHHAPLFKVKYSQVMPGVLISSIPITIFVVSFGFLISLINYEKFGILSSFMYIQFFLMNMSYFTYMGVLINASFFKTFVSSQTISKKTRRI
- a CDS encoding ECF transporter S component, coding for MKGKNMEKVPGGIKHYLDWLRKQTDINFTRWSVKKIAFVGVLIAISVVFFIISVRILPINALPSFKFSFIGLPVKITGFIFGPFIGAITGILADLISFALVPTYYNFLYTLAVATAGIIPGLIAWYFFNLGGILFSYRYKKYKLKAIIDYYNNLQKIAINEADFDQAQILSEKIGYYEVKLILIESKAKPTELINFAFISTVTLLLLQVLIIISILSFIPETVFTNNRFIKSKWFYMVITTSGFATMALGVVIYRIFLRRKYQRFIEIMAAISFCALLEFINVVLLSLGDTLSLKTDFWVNITGHTLLSPVKIWFNLIVIYTAYRIIKPLISKKSVAGY